The Desulfovibrio aminophilus DNA segment CCATGTGCTCGGTCTTCAGGGCGCGCACGGTCTCGTTGAAGGCTCGGGCCAGGCCGCCCAGCTCGCCGGGCAGGCGCTCGTCCACGTGGGCGTCCAGGTCGCCGGAGCCCAGGGCCGCGAAGCCGTCCTGGAGCCTGCGGATGGGCCGCAGGAGCAGGACGCGGAAGAACAGCAGGACGAAGACCGAGGCCACGGCGATGAAGGCCAGGGTGATGAGCAGCACCTGGGGGCCGAGGTCGCTGATCGCGCCCTCTATGACGTTCCGGCTCCGGGCCACGCCGGCCTGGAGCTCGTCCTCGGGCACGAAGAGGCAGAGGCTCCAGCCCGTGGCCGGGATGGGGTGGTGGAACACGGTCCAGTTCCGCTGGTCCAGGGCCAGGGTCAGGGCCCCGCCCACGGCGCGGCGGATCTCCCGGGCCAGGCGGCGGGGCTCCGGGTTTTCCGAGCCGCCCAGGGTGTGGCGCGAGCCGGGGTCCGCGGGCAGGCCGAGCCGGACCAGATCCTGGGGACGGGCCACCAGGATTTCGCCCTCCGGGGTGACCAGGATGGAGAACTCGCCCTTGAAGCGGGTGCGGGACACGGCCTGCTCCAGGGATACGGGCGGATGGGGCCCGCTGAAGATGCTCTCGCCGATGGCGGCCAGGGAGAGGTCCATGCCGAGCACGCCCAGGAAGCGGCCGGACGGGGTATAGGCGGGCGCGGCCACGCTGACCTCGGGCCCGTCGCCGAAGCCGTCCTCGTGGATCGAGGTCCAGCGGGGCCCCCGGCCGGGATTGCCCTCGGGGTCGGCCAGCCGGTAGGCCGGACGGGCCAGGAGATCCAGGTCCGCCCCGGGCAGGGCGTCGCGGCCGGGATTGGGCGCGCGGCGGATGTAGCCCGCCGCCCCGGTGAACCAGGCGCTCCGACAGAGCGGCTCGTTGCGCTGCAGGCCGTCCAGGGTCGGCCCCAGGTGGGCCAGGGCCGCGATCTCCAGGTCGGCGCGGGCGGCGGGTCCGGGACGCCGCAGGGCCTGGGTCAGGGCCCCGGGGTCGTTGACCAGCCAGCCGTGGGGGCCGGGCCGGGGGATTTCCCGGGCCGGGGCCTCGGCGGCGTGCAGTTCGGCGTATTCCAGGAGAAAGGCGACCTGGGAGGCGGCGGTCCGGGCCTGGGATTCGAAGGCGCGGAACAGGGCGTTGAGCTGCCCGGCCTGGTCCTGGACCGAACGGGCCAGGAGCTGGGCGGCCTGGGCCCGGACGGAGCGCTCGTTCTCCTCGGAGACCGTGCGCTCCATGGTCAGGAACCGCTGGCGGAGCACCACGCCGGTGCCGGCCATGGCCACGGCGAGAATGAGGGCCAGGGCCAGGGAGAAGGTCAGGCCCAGGCGGCGGCGGATCCAGTTGCGCACCGAAGCTCCGTGGTTTGCCGGGACGGCCGGGGCGCGGTCCCGCTGCTCGCCTCTGACTTATCAAAATGCCGACGGCTTGCAAGGGCCCGCAGCGGGCGGCTTTTTCGCCGGGCGGCCGCCAAGCGCTTGACAGCCGGGGGGTGGGGCCTATATGGGATAAGTGACACAATAATTTGTCCCCCTCGCGCCGCCGGCCCCCCTTCACTCCGGCGACGCTTTCCGAGGCGGCGGGGGCCTTGACTGGCGGCCCCCGCCGTTTCTTTTTCCCCTCCCGGCCATTGACAGTCCCCACGAATTCGGGAAGATCGCCCCAGACCCATGAAAACCATACTCGTGTGCGGCGACCCCGCCGCCGACTATTCCGCCGTGGAGCGCTGCTACGAGGACGAATGCCGCGTGGAGCGCTTCGCGTCCAAGGCCCCGTTCCAGAAGGCCCTGGCCGGGCACCCGGACCTGGCCTTCATCGACGTGCGCTTCCTGGGCGAGGGCCCGGGCCGGGGTTCGGAGCGCCATTACGAGCGCGACCTGGCGGCCTTCGCGGAACTGGCCCCGCAGACCCCGGTGTTCGTGCTCTGCCCCCCGGAGCTGACCCGCGAGGCGGTCAAGGCGGTCAAGGCCGGGGCGGCCAACTACCTCATCCTGCCCCTGGACGCGGCCGAGATCGCCTACGTCACCGAGAGTCTGGAGGAACTGAACCAGCTCCAGCACGAACTGGACTACCTGCGCGGCCGGTTCTGGAAAAAAGACCCCGACGACGTGACCCAGACCAACTCCCCGGCCATGCGCGAGGTCTTCCGCAAGCTCCGGCGCGTGGCCCCCACGCGGACCACGGTGCTGCTCACCGGCGAGACCGGCGTGGGCAAGGGCACCATGGCCCGGCTCGTGCACCTGCACTCCAACCGGGCGGCCAAGCCGTTCATCGCCGTGCACTGCGGGGCCATCCCGGAGACGCTCATCGAGAGCGAGCTGTTCGGCCACGAGAAGGGCGCCTTCACCGGGGCCGTGCGCCAGAAGCTCGGCAAGTTCGAGATCGCCTCCGGCGGGACGATCTTCCTGGACGAGGTGGGCACCCTGCCGCCCTCCTCCCAGGTCAAGCTCCTGGGCGTGCTCCAGGACCGGAGCTTCCAGCGCGTGGGCGGGGAGCGGGACATCGAGGCCAACGTGCGGATCATCGCGGCCACCAACGAGAACCTCAAGCAGCTCTGCCGCGCGGACAAGTTCCGCACGGACCTCTACTACCGCCTGAACGTGTTCCCGGTGGAGCTGCCGCCCCTGCGCGAACGGGTGGAGGACATCCCGCTCATCGCGGCCGGAATCCTGGCCCGGATCAAGCGCACGGACCCCTCGGACATCCGGGGCTTCGCGCCCTCGGTGCTGGAGGCCTTCCGGCTCTATCCCTGGCCGGGCAACGTGCGGGAGCTGGAGAACGTCATCGAGCGGGCCTACATCCTGGAGTCCTCGGACCTGCTGGGCCCGGAGAGCTTCCCGGCCGAAATGTTCACCGAGGAGGCCGCCTCCAGCCTGCTGCCCGTGGACCCCACCCTGCCGCTGGCCGAGGCCCGGCGGCGCTCAGTGGACGACATGGAGGAGCGCTACCTGCGCGAGGTGCTCACCCGGCACAAGGGCCGCATCGCGGACACGGCCAAGCACGCGGGCATCACCACCCGCCAGCTGCACAAGCTCATGACCCGCCACGGACTGAAAAAGGAAAGCTTCAAGTAACCCCCTTCGGGGGTCCGCGGAAAGGCGAAGAGGCTTTCGCCTTGTCGCCTTTTCCATGCCCCCCCTTCGGGGAGCGTCGGAAAGGTGGTGGAAAAGAAAAGGCCGGACTCCGCGAGGGGTCCGGCCTTCTTTTTCCTGACTGGAAGCCTCCCGGCCTTTCTATAACCCCCCGAAGGGGGCCGAGGGGGGGGTTACATGGGCTGAAGGGTGCCCTTGACGGGCCGGTGCTCGGCGGCGCGGGCGGCGCGGAGGTCTTCCTCGGCCAGCCGCAGGGCCTCGGCCAGGGCGGGTTCGTGCTCGGCGTACATGCGCTCCTCGGGCAGCAGGGAGCCGAAGCCCAGCTCCAGGAGGCGCTTGCGGTGCTCGTCGGTCACGGCCAGGAGCACGGCCACGCGGGCGTCGCGCATGCGCTCCACCATCTCGCCCAGGGCGAAGATGGCCGAGAGGTCCATGAAGGGCACCTTGAGGCAGTTGATGACCAGGACCCGGGTTCCGGCCAGCTTGGCCACGGCGTCCTGCATGGAGGCCGAGGTGCCGAAGAAGAAGGGCCCGCTGACCGTGACCACGCGCACGGCGAAGTCCGTGACGGCCTGGAGCCCGCGCTCCTCGGAGAGCCTGCCGTTGAACTCCTCCTCGCCCTGGATGTCGATGCTCGACTGGCGGGTGATGCGGTAGGTCAGGAGCAGGGAGGCCAGGGTCACGCCCGCGGCCACGGCCACGATGAGGTCCACGAAGACGGTGATGGCGAAGACCGTGACCATGACGGCCAGGTCCTGGCGCGGGGCGCGGCGCAGGATGCCGAGCATGCGGTAGTCCAGGATGTCCACGCCGACCTTGACCAGGATGCCCGCCAGGACGGGCATGGGGATGCGCGAGGCCAGGGGGCCGAGGCCCAGGAGCACGGCCAGCAGGAGCACGGCGTGGATCGCCCCGGCCAGGCGGGTGCTGCCGCCGGCCTTGATGTTCACCACGGTGCGCATGGTGGCTCCCGCGCCGGGAATGCCGCCCACCAGGCCGCAGAGCATGTTGCCCAGGCCCTGGCCCAGGAGTTCGCGGTTGGGGTTGTGGCGTTCCTTGGTCATGGAGTCGGCCACCAGGGAGGTGAGCAGGGTGTCCATGGTGCCGAGCACGGCCAGGGCCAGGGCGTAGCCCAGGATTTCGCGCAGCCTGCCGGGGTTGAAGGCGGGCAGGCGCAGCTCGGGCAGGCCCTGGGGGATGGCGCCGATGGTGGCCACGTCCAGGCCCAGGATCACGGAGACCAGGGTGCCCGCGATGAGGGCGATGAGCGGCGAGGGCAGGACGCGGGAGATGCGCGCCGGGGTGAGGAAGACGATGGCCATGGCCAGGGCGCCCAGGAACAGGCTGGAGAAGCTCGTCTGGGCCAGGGCCGGGCCCAGGGTCAGGACGCTCTGCAGGGGCGAGGACACGGAGTGCGCGCCCAGGAGCGGATGGATCTGGAGCAGGATGATGATGACCCCGATGCCGCTCATGAAGCCGGAGATGACCGGATAGGGGATGAAGCGCACGAAGCGGCCCACGCGGATGACGCCCAGGACCATCTGAAGGACGCCGGAGATGGCCACGGCCAGCATGACCGAGGGCAGGTCGCCCTGGAAGGCCACCAGGGCGGCGGCCGTGACCACGGTCATGGGGCCCGTGGGGCCGGAGATCTGGGTGGGCGTGCCGCCGAACACGGCGGCGAAGAACCCGAGGATCATGGCCCCGTAGAGACCGGCGGCGGCGCCCGCGCCGCTGGCCACGCCGAAGGCCAGGGCCAGGGGCAGGGCCACGATGCCCGCCGTGAGGCCGCCGAAGAGATCGCCGCGCAGCCGCGCGACCAGACCGGATTGCATAAGCCGAACTCCCTCGCCGCCGGGGCGGCGCATCAATGTGGTTTCATGCGCCCGGGACGCGGGCGCAAAACCGGTCCGGCATATGCCCGCCGCACGATTTCGTCCAGCCCCGATGAAAAGATTCTGAAACCGCCGGGCCCCAAGGGTCGGCGGGGATGGCCCAAGAATAATCGGAACTATTCATTCCGATCAGGCCACATGCGGAACAAACAATTCCGTTTTTTCTCTAGAGTCTCTTTAATCCATGAATTATTTTTGTTTTTTCGTTGCACACCCCCCTCGCCGGCCTGCCCTGACGGGTCCCTGCCCCTGATCCGGCAATCGATCGGAACAAAAAGTTCCGCTTCCTCGAATCGGATGCGTTTTGTTTTACCAACAATTTCATGACGATAACGCTTGGTCCCCATCTTGCTATCCGCGCGCAGCAAGGGACGGCCCACGTGGGCCGCCCGAACCCCTTCCGGGGAGGCTCCATGAGCAAGCACGCGGGTTCCGCCACGGTCCTGACCGGCATCCTCCATCCCTGCGCCTGGGATGCGCGGGGCGCGGTCACGGCCCTGACCCTGGCCACGGACACCGAGGAGGAATATCTCCTCCGGGGTCCCAGCCCCAGGAGCCTGCGGCCGCTCATGGGCGAAGAGGTGGTCGTGCGCGGGCGCGTGCGCCGCGACCCGGAAGGCGACGCCGTGGATGTGCTGGACATCCGCCGCGCGGAGGACGACGGTTCGTCCTTTTCCCACAACGACGGCTATTCCGCCGCCCTGGAGGAGGTCTTCTGAAATGGTCCCGGGTTCCGTCCGCCTCGCCTGCCTCGCCGCCGCGCTGATCCTGCTCTGCTGCGTCCCTGCCCCGGCCGCGCAGCAGCCCGCTCCCCAGCGCGAGGCCGTGAGCATCTCCGGTCTCATCGTGGTGGACGACGACGGCTCGGTCATCATCCAGGACGACTCCGGCGTGGACTACGTGGTCCATGCCCCGGACCTCTCCACCTTCTCCGGCGAAGGCATTGTCGGCGAGGGCGAGACCTGGACCGATGAGAACGGCGACCAGGCCCTCTCCCTCTCCAACTACGAGATCATCGACATCGTCATCACCCCCCAGGAGGAGCAGTCCTCCCCGGAGAAGGCCGGTCCCGCCCGCCCCACCTCGGCGCGCGCGGACGTCGCGGCCTGAACCGGAACACCACCCACGCGGCCGAACCGCGAAGGAG contains these protein-coding regions:
- a CDS encoding sigma-54-dependent Fis family transcriptional regulator — protein: MKTILVCGDPAADYSAVERCYEDECRVERFASKAPFQKALAGHPDLAFIDVRFLGEGPGRGSERHYERDLAAFAELAPQTPVFVLCPPELTREAVKAVKAGAANYLILPLDAAEIAYVTESLEELNQLQHELDYLRGRFWKKDPDDVTQTNSPAMREVFRKLRRVAPTRTTVLLTGETGVGKGTMARLVHLHSNRAAKPFIAVHCGAIPETLIESELFGHEKGAFTGAVRQKLGKFEIASGGTIFLDEVGTLPPSSQVKLLGVLQDRSFQRVGGERDIEANVRIIAATNENLKQLCRADKFRTDLYYRLNVFPVELPPLRERVEDIPLIAAGILARIKRTDPSDIRGFAPSVLEAFRLYPWPGNVRELENVIERAYILESSDLLGPESFPAEMFTEEAASSLLPVDPTLPLAEARRRSVDDMEERYLREVLTRHKGRIADTAKHAGITTRQLHKLMTRHGLKKESFK
- a CDS encoding SulP family inorganic anion transporter: MQSGLVARLRGDLFGGLTAGIVALPLALAFGVASGAGAAAGLYGAMILGFFAAVFGGTPTQISGPTGPMTVVTAAALVAFQGDLPSVMLAVAISGVLQMVLGVIRVGRFVRFIPYPVISGFMSGIGVIIILLQIHPLLGAHSVSSPLQSVLTLGPALAQTSFSSLFLGALAMAIVFLTPARISRVLPSPLIALIAGTLVSVILGLDVATIGAIPQGLPELRLPAFNPGRLREILGYALALAVLGTMDTLLTSLVADSMTKERHNPNRELLGQGLGNMLCGLVGGIPGAGATMRTVVNIKAGGSTRLAGAIHAVLLLAVLLGLGPLASRIPMPVLAGILVKVGVDILDYRMLGILRRAPRQDLAVMVTVFAITVFVDLIVAVAAGVTLASLLLTYRITRQSSIDIQGEEEFNGRLSEERGLQAVTDFAVRVVTVSGPFFFGTSASMQDAVAKLAGTRVLVINCLKVPFMDLSAIFALGEMVERMRDARVAVLLAVTDEHRKRLLELGFGSLLPEERMYAEHEPALAEALRLAEEDLRAARAAEHRPVKGTLQPM